From one Hirundo rustica isolate bHirRus1 chromosome 8, bHirRus1.pri.v3, whole genome shotgun sequence genomic stretch:
- the FFAR4 gene encoding free fatty acid receptor 4 isoform X1 has translation MPVPRGTAGGNRTYFPFFSDFRGHNVTALRIGESSALAFVFLLSLAGNIWGICLLVRRHRRLCAANCLVLNLFCADLLFITAMPFIAVVRWTESWVLGNVVCHLLFYVVSLSGTVIILSLSAVSLERVVSIARLRHAAFLRRKVLVAALLLIWGFAALATLPLCCFFTVVRLPGPAGQDIHICTLDWPSTAGETVWDTTFAIVFFLIPGFVIVISYSKILQITKASRRSLNAGLAYSEHHQIRVSRQDYKLFRALFLLMISFFIMWSPIIVIIFLILVQNFKKDLNILPSVFFWIVVFTFANSAVNPILYNVAHFRRKCQEILLCCTGNPERHGAGTETTARRSNREQPHLSFITR, from the exons ATGCCGGTGCCCAGGGGCACAGCAGGAGGGAACAGGACATATTTCCCCTTCTTCTCGGACTTCAGGGGCCACAATGTGACGGCCCTGCGCATCGGCGAGTCATCTGCCCTGGCCTTCGTCTTCCTGCTGTCGTTGGCGGGAAACATCTGGGGCATCTGCCTGCTGGTGAGGCGGCACCGCCGGCTCTGCGCCGCCAACTGCCTCGTCCTCAACCTCTTCTGCGCCGACCTGCTCTTCATCACCGCCATGCCCTTCATCGCCGTCGTGCGCTGGACCGAGTCCTGGGTGCTGGGCAACGTCGTCTGCCACCTGCTCTTCTATGTGGTGAGCCTGAGCGGCACCGTCATCATCCTCTCCCTGTCGGCCGTCAGCCTGGAGCGCGTCGTCAGCATCGCCCGGCTGCGCCACGCCGCCTTTCTCCGCCGCAAGGTGCTGGTCGCCGCCTTGCTCCTCATCTGGGGCTTCGCCGCCCTCGCCACCCTCCcgctctgctgcttcttcaccGTGGTGCggctgcccggccccgccggccaG GACATTCACATTTGCACTCTGGATTGGCCCAGCACTGCCGGAGAAACAGTCTGGGATACAACCTTTgccattgttttctttctgatacCAGGATTCGTCATTGTCATCAGTTACTCCAAAATCTTACAG ATTACAAAAGCATCAAGAAGAAGTTTAAATGCTGGTTTAGCCTACTCAGAACATCATCAGATTCGTGTTTCCCGGCAAGACTACAAACTATTCCGAGCCCTTTTTCTGTTGATGATCTCTTTCTTCATTATGTGGAGCCCAATaatagtaattatttttttaattttagttcagaacttcaaaaaagatttaaatattttgccatCGGTTTTCTTCTGGATAGTGGTATTCACTTTTGCCAACTCTGCTGTCAATCCGATTCTGTATAATGTTGCCCATTTCAGACGTAAATGTCAGGAAATTCTTCTCTGTTGTACAGGGAACCCTGAAAGGCATGGAGCAGGTACAGAAACCACTGCAAGAAGAAGTAACCGTGAACAGCCACATTTGTCTTTCATTACCAGATAA
- the FFAR4 gene encoding free fatty acid receptor 4 isoform X2, with protein MPVPRGTAGGNRTYFPFFSDFRGHNVTALRIGESSALAFVFLLSLAGNIWGICLLVRRHRRLCAANCLVLNLFCADLLFITAMPFIAVVRWTESWVLGNVVCHLLFYVVSLSGTVIILSLSAVSLERVVSIARLRHAAFLRRKDIHICTLDWPSTAGETVWDTTFAIVFFLIPGFVIVISYSKILQITKASRRSLNAGLAYSEHHQIRVSRQDYKLFRALFLLMISFFIMWSPIIVIIFLILVQNFKKDLNILPSVFFWIVVFTFANSAVNPILYNVAHFRRKCQEILLCCTGNPERHGAGTETTARRSNREQPHLSFITR; from the exons ATGCCGGTGCCCAGGGGCACAGCAGGAGGGAACAGGACATATTTCCCCTTCTTCTCGGACTTCAGGGGCCACAATGTGACGGCCCTGCGCATCGGCGAGTCATCTGCCCTGGCCTTCGTCTTCCTGCTGTCGTTGGCGGGAAACATCTGGGGCATCTGCCTGCTGGTGAGGCGGCACCGCCGGCTCTGCGCCGCCAACTGCCTCGTCCTCAACCTCTTCTGCGCCGACCTGCTCTTCATCACCGCCATGCCCTTCATCGCCGTCGTGCGCTGGACCGAGTCCTGGGTGCTGGGCAACGTCGTCTGCCACCTGCTCTTCTATGTGGTGAGCCTGAGCGGCACCGTCATCATCCTCTCCCTGTCGGCCGTCAGCCTGGAGCGCGTCGTCAGCATCGCCCGGCTGCGCCACGCCGCCTTTCTCCGCCGCAAG GACATTCACATTTGCACTCTGGATTGGCCCAGCACTGCCGGAGAAACAGTCTGGGATACAACCTTTgccattgttttctttctgatacCAGGATTCGTCATTGTCATCAGTTACTCCAAAATCTTACAG ATTACAAAAGCATCAAGAAGAAGTTTAAATGCTGGTTTAGCCTACTCAGAACATCATCAGATTCGTGTTTCCCGGCAAGACTACAAACTATTCCGAGCCCTTTTTCTGTTGATGATCTCTTTCTTCATTATGTGGAGCCCAATaatagtaattatttttttaattttagttcagaacttcaaaaaagatttaaatattttgccatCGGTTTTCTTCTGGATAGTGGTATTCACTTTTGCCAACTCTGCTGTCAATCCGATTCTGTATAATGTTGCCCATTTCAGACGTAAATGTCAGGAAATTCTTCTCTGTTGTACAGGGAACCCTGAAAGGCATGGAGCAGGTACAGAAACCACTGCAAGAAGAAGTAACCGTGAACAGCCACATTTGTCTTTCATTACCAGATAA